The nucleotide sequence CGGGTTGATGTATATGCTGGAGCAGCTTCCAGTCCAATCGGGAACACGATATCCAATGGTCTTGAACCTGGTAACACGTTCAATCAGCGGTCCGCTTGATATCCGCGGCGACCACTCAGATTTGTATTTTGCGTTAAACACAGGATGGGTGATCCTCACTGCCAGGACACCGCAGGCTGTTTACGATATGAACATTATGGCACTGAAAATAGCTGAACACTCAGATGTGCGGCTGCCTGTCATGGTTGCTTATGATGGCTTCTTTACATCCCACCAAAAGCGCAAAGTGAACTATTTTAGTGATCGGGCTGTAGTCCAGAGATTTGTTGGCGAGGCACCGACTGAATATAATTTTGCCAGGGACCCAAAGAAACCGTTGACAATCGGAGCACATATGAATGGCGACGATTTGATCAACAACCACTTCCAGCAATCGGAAGCGATGTATAGAGCGAAAGATGTTTATAAAGAAGTGGCAGCAGAATATGCAAAACTATCAGGACGAAACTATGATATTCTTGACCTTTATCAAATGGAAGATGCTGACGTCGCGCTGTTCCTGTTGAACTCAGCAGCAGAATCTGCCAAGGATGTTGTAGACAGACTTCGTGAGAAGGGAATCAAGGCTGGTGTCATCAGTCCTAACATCATCCGCCCATTCCCTGCACAGGAAATCAGGGAAGCACTGAAAAATGTAAAATCAATTCTTGTAGGTGAGCGTGCTGATTCCTACGGTGGACATGGACCTAACCTGACGCACGAAATTAAATCTGCGCTACAGGAAGACAAGAATAATGCTACAATCGTCCAAAGCAGGGTGTTTGGACTTGGCGGCAAAGACTTTTATGCGGATGATGCTGAAGCATTTTTTGGCATGGCGATAGACGCTATGGAGAAAGGATACGCAGAAAAGCCATTCGACTACTACGGACATGTTGCTGGCGATCCAGAAATAGCATTGAAGCAGGTCATTGAGCCACAGCATGGTGATGTCTATAATTCAGGACTTATCCAGGTAACAAGAGATGAAGAAAAGAATAAACTGAATGTAAAAATTCCGCCTTTGAGAGCCTTAACTACAAAGCCGAAACGAATTGCATCAGGCCATGGCGCATGTCCTGGCTGTGGAATCTTCGGCGGACTGGAGCTATTCTTTAAAGGAATTGAAGGAGATCTCGTCATTCTTTTCCAAACGGGCTGCGCGTACGTTGTTACAACAGCGTATCCTCATACATCCCATAAGCAGACGACGATCCATAACTTGTTCCAGAATGGTGCGGCAACATTATCAGGAACGCTCGAAGCATTCCTTGAACTGAAACGCCGCGGTGAAATCGAAGTGTCAGCAGATGCAACCTTCGTAATGGTAACCGGCGATGGCGGTATGGACATTGGAATGGGATCGGCTATCGGTACGGCACTTCGCGGACACAAGCTGATCATGCTTGAATACGATAACGAGGGGTATATGAATACCGGTTCCCAGCTTTCATACTCCACTC is from Mesobacillus boroniphilus and encodes:
- a CDS encoding thiamine pyrophosphate-dependent enzyme — its product is MSILEENVKAMSTAEQVTTFESGNEMAAMAAAQINYHIMGYFPITPSTEVAQYLDMMKSRGEHDIKLIPADGEHGSAGICYGAAATGARVFNATSANGLMYMLEQLPVQSGTRYPMVLNLVTRSISGPLDIRGDHSDLYFALNTGWVILTARTPQAVYDMNIMALKIAEHSDVRLPVMVAYDGFFTSHQKRKVNYFSDRAVVQRFVGEAPTEYNFARDPKKPLTIGAHMNGDDLINNHFQQSEAMYRAKDVYKEVAAEYAKLSGRNYDILDLYQMEDADVALFLLNSAAESAKDVVDRLREKGIKAGVISPNIIRPFPAQEIREALKNVKSILVGERADSYGGHGPNLTHEIKSALQEDKNNATIVQSRVFGLGGKDFYADDAEAFFGMAIDAMEKGYAEKPFDYYGHVAGDPEIALKQVIEPQHGDVYNSGLIQVTRDEEKNKLNVKIPPLRALTTKPKRIASGHGACPGCGIFGGLELFFKGIEGDLVILFQTGCAYVVTTAYPHTSHKQTTIHNLFQNGAATLSGTLEAFLELKRRGEIEVSADATFVMVTGDGGMDIGMGSAIGTALRGHKLIMLEYDNEGYMNTGSQLSYSTPFGHMTSTSNVGKAQKGKTFHHKDTVQIMASTNIPYVFTGTEAFPQDLVKKAAKAQWYAQNVGTVYGKLLITCPLNWKSEDRFGQTIVEAAVNSNFFPLYEVEQGITNITYDPEAKSKKIPLADWLKFMGKTKHLLKEENKDMLVEFEEEVEKRWQRLKAKHENEYL